In the Juglans microcarpa x Juglans regia isolate MS1-56 chromosome 6D, Jm3101_v1.0, whole genome shotgun sequence genome, one interval contains:
- the LOC121268807 gene encoding uncharacterized protein LOC121268807, with the protein MSSSAAEAEAPDLVCQLDNVQGIVDALTAVRWKRHQDAVLELSEHGVVLIVEETRCLQAKVYLQRELFIRYEYGAQGRPRFGVSLGLLVDCLNTFSVPGRSSMIEIRYPGPDMQLLLKSVDSLDACIYAEIRTRIPDTISWDYNFEPAGSTPLSFTVKSAALKEAIDDLEWPGSSIQIMLQPVPPSVTFRGEGHGDLQIDFMYYANTDLLIAFSCDRQVSYRYKYKFLRATTSNIPSSVIKDNRGSKLTIGRGGMLKVQHLVSVSRQSIPHPHIDSAGYQQPSRIAYIEFFVKPEEDEDTVND; encoded by the exons ATGAGCTCGTCGGCGGCAGAGGCGGAAGCCCCTGATCTGGTGTGCCAGCTCGACAACGTCCAGGGCATAGTCGATGCCCTCACCGCCGTCCGATGGAAACGCCACCAG GACGCAGTCTTGGAACTTTCTGAACACGGCGTCGTTTTGATCGTGGAGGAAACCCGTTGTCTTCAGGCCAAAGTCTATCTGCAGCGCGAG CTTTTCATTCGATATGAGTATGGTGCACAAGGACGGCCTAGGTTTGGAGTGAGCTTGGGCCTCTTGGTGGATTGCTTGAACACATTTTCAGTTCCCGGGCGCTCAAGCATGATTGAAATTCGATATCCAGGACCGGATATGCAGCTCCTTCTCAA GTCCGTTGATTCCCtggatgcatgcatatatgcagaGATCAGGACCAGAATCCCAGACACAATATCATGGGACTACAATTTTGAACCTGCAGGAAGCACCCCGCTCAGTTTTACTGTTAAG TCTGCAGCATTGAAGGAAGCTATTGATGATCTCGAATGGCCTGGATCAAGTATCCAGATCATGCTGCAACCAGTTCCTCCTTCTGTCACCTTCAGAGGTGAAGGCCATGGGGACTTACAG ATAGACTTCATGTATTATGCAAATACTGATCTCTTGATTGCATTTAGCTGTGATCGGCAAGTCTCTTACAG GTATAAATACAAGTTCCTTCGagcaacaacatcaaatatTCCCAGCAGTGTTATCAAAGATAACAGAGGAAGCAAGTTGACAATTGGGCGAGGCGGGATGCTGAAAGTTCAGCACCTGGTTTCAGTGTCGAGACAATCCATTCCCCACCCACACATTGATTCTGCGGGGTATCAGCAACCCAGCAGAATCGCTTACATTGAGTTCTTTGTGAAACCTGAGGAAGATGAAGACACTGTAAATGATTAA